One segment of Candidatus Gorgyraea atricola DNA contains the following:
- a CDS encoding PilZ domain-containing protein, translating to MTYKPRRYQRYLVEGSVTLKIKSCSIAADLKDISFTGMHVCADKEIKPGSKVKFEIVSNLSSVTIAGEGEVKYAKKKATHDAKLFKMGIEFINVNESAIEHLINRIQKAIATEKRKKKAKAKPFINWDW from the coding sequence GTGACTTATAAACCCAGGAGATATCAGAGGTATTTGGTTGAGGGGAGTGTTACGCTAAAGATCAAATCTTGTAGTATAGCTGCGGATTTGAAGGATATAAGTTTTACTGGGATGCATGTGTGTGCAGATAAGGAGATAAAGCCAGGTAGTAAGGTTAAGTTTGAAATAGTGTCTAATTTAAGCAGCGTGACTATAGCTGGCGAAGGAGAGGTTAAGTACGCAAAGAAAAAAGCAACGCATGACGCAAAACTTTTTAAAATGGGTATAGAGTTCATTAATGTCAATGAAAGCGCTATTGAGCATCTTATAAATAGGATCCAGAAGGCTATAGCTACGGAAAAGAGGAAAAAGAAAGCCAAGGCAAAGCCTTTTATAAACTGGGATTGGTAA
- a CDS encoding response regulator: MVKLLIVDDDLPTSDYLQNFFSKRDYEVFVANEGKSALAIVKEKRPSIVLLDIRMPGPSGIKVLQQIKEIDKNIKVIMMTGVDEKVVMDLAKESGAADYITKPFSLENLENNVIPKILKQLL; encoded by the coding sequence ATGGTTAAATTATTAATAGTTGATGATGATCTCCCAACCAGTGATTACCTGCAAAACTTTTTTAGCAAGAGAGATTACGAAGTCTTTGTAGCCAATGAAGGGAAGAGTGCTTTAGCTATAGTAAAAGAAAAGCGGCCAAGCATAGTGCTCTTAGATATAAGAATGCCTGGGCCATCAGGGATAAAGGTTTTACAGCAGATAAAAGAAATCGATAAGAATATCAAGGTCATTATGATGACAGGCGTTGATGAAAAAGTAGTAATGGACCTAGCAAAAGAATCAGGAGCAGCTGATTACATCACCAAACCCTTCAGCCTAGAAAACCTAGAAAACAACGTCATCCCAAAAATTCTAAAGCAACTCCTTTAA
- a CDS encoding response regulator, protein MDKKRILLVEDEKDISRMTKSRLESDGYEVMVAYDGHMALQEARSKKPDLIILDVMMPKMDGYKVCRMLKYDSEHKDIPIVMLTARALDSDKKTGEEVGTDAYIVKPFKWDVLTDKICELLGK, encoded by the coding sequence ATGGATAAAAAGAGAATATTACTGGTTGAGGACGAAAAAGACATATCGCGCATGACAAAGTCGCGCCTGGAAAGTGATGGCTATGAAGTTATGGTAGCTTATGATGGTCATATGGCCCTCCAGGAGGCACGCAGCAAAAAACCAGATCTAATAATATTAGATGTCATGATGCCAAAGATGGACGGTTATAAGGTCTGCCGTATGTTAAAATACGACTCCGAACATAAGGACATTCCTATAGTTATGCTTACAGCCCGAGCTTTGGATTCAGATAAAAAGACAGGCGAAGAAGTGGGTACAGACGCCTATATAGTAAAGCCATTTAAGTGGGACGTTCTTACGGACAAGATCTGTGAATTGCTTGGAAAATAA